A DNA window from Candidatus Omnitrophota bacterium contains the following coding sequences:
- a CDS encoding 2-oxoacid:acceptor oxidoreductase family protein, with the protein MTEIRFHGRGGQGAVIASRILALAAFKEGRNVQAFPFFGVERRGAPVTAFTRIASREIRIRSQIYQPDCVIVLDPGLLKTVDITRGMKKNSVILINSEHSPSWFKFGLSNDKVFTVDAQTVALKYGLGSPASPIVNTAVLGAFAGISPEVRIYSIIGSIEEYVFIKTKQNVMAAKEAYGLIKKG; encoded by the coding sequence ATGACAGAAATTAGGTTTCATGGCAGGGGCGGACAGGGAGCGGTTATTGCCTCCCGCATTCTGGCATTAGCGGCATTTAAGGAAGGCAGGAATGTCCAGGCATTCCCTTTTTTTGGAGTAGAAAGAAGGGGGGCGCCGGTAACCGCTTTTACCCGTATTGCCTCCAGGGAAATAAGAATAAGATCACAGATTTATCAGCCGGATTGCGTAATTGTCCTTGATCCCGGTTTGCTTAAAACAGTAGACATAACCCGGGGCATGAAAAAGAACAGCGTAATTTTAATTAACTCGGAACACAGCCCTTCTTGGTTTAAATTCGGTTTATCCAATGATAAAGTATTTACCGTAGACGCCCAGACAGTTGCCTTGAAATATGGCCTGGGCAGTCCTGCTTCACCGATTGTCAATACCGCTGTTTTAGGTGCCTTTGCAGGGATAAGCCCGGAGGTAAGGATCTATTCGATCATAGGTTCTATAGAGGAGTACGTTTTTATAAAAACAAAACAGAATGTAATGGCGGCCAAAGAGGCTTATGGTCTAATTAAGAAGGGGTGA
- the gltX gene encoding glutamate--tRNA ligase, whose amino-acid sequence MSQPVRVRFAPSPTGHLHIGGVRTALFNWLFARHNKGSFILRIEDTDRQRSNKAFLDEILESLRWLGLDWDEGPCFQAQRLDLYRKYSRQLLKDKKAYRVNGQDAIMFKVPAEQVKINDLVHGKIEFDNRLLKDFVIQKSDGYPTYNFACVVDDYDMKITHVIRGDDHISNTPKQTVLYHALNFETPEFAHIPLIMGAHKLRLSKREGATAVNYYREQGYLSDALVNFLALMGWSPGKNQEIIDRDGLVSKFSLEKVVKTSAIFNPDKLDWINSQYIKKLGTEELVRLTSPFLGEENKELIKLFQGRIKTLLEIKEQTDYFFLKKLRYSKDAREKITEDKKTPLIFKELIKRLRSLENFTPESIEKLCRSLIKDLNIPSTLLIHPVRAALSGRTVTPGLFEVVSLLGKEKTIKRLQDAVLMVSKAA is encoded by the coding sequence ATGAGTCAGCCGGTCAGGGTCAGGTTTGCTCCCAGTCCAACCGGACATCTTCACATCGGAGGCGTAAGAACCGCTCTTTTTAACTGGCTATTTGCCAGGCACAACAAGGGAAGTTTTATCTTACGGATAGAGGATACAGACCGCCAGCGTTCTAATAAGGCATTTCTGGATGAAATTTTAGAGAGCCTGCGTTGGTTAGGGCTTGACTGGGATGAAGGCCCTTGTTTTCAGGCCCAGCGCCTGGATTTGTACAGGAAATACAGCCGGCAGCTGCTAAAAGATAAAAAGGCTTATCGTGTTAATGGCCAGGATGCGATTATGTTTAAGGTTCCGGCCGAACAGGTAAAAATAAATGACCTGGTGCACGGTAAAATTGAATTTGACAACAGGCTCCTGAAAGATTTTGTCATCCAGAAATCAGACGGTTATCCTACTTATAATTTTGCCTGTGTAGTAGATGATTATGATATGAAAATTACTCATGTGATAAGAGGTGATGACCATATCTCCAATACTCCCAAGCAAACAGTCCTTTATCACGCGCTTAATTTTGAAACCCCGGAGTTTGCCCATATTCCCCTGATCATGGGCGCGCACAAACTGAGGCTTTCTAAGAGGGAGGGGGCCACAGCCGTGAATTATTATCGTGAACAAGGCTATCTTTCCGATGCGTTGGTCAATTTTCTGGCCCTGATGGGCTGGTCGCCGGGTAAAAATCAGGAAATAATAGACCGGGATGGACTGGTCAGCAAATTTTCGCTGGAAAAAGTAGTTAAGACCAGCGCAATATTTAACCCGGACAAGTTGGACTGGATAAACAGCCAGTACATCAAGAAGCTTGGCACCGAAGAACTGGTTCGTCTGACGTCTCCTTTTTTGGGAGAGGAAAATAAGGAACTGATCAAGCTTTTTCAGGGCAGGATAAAGACCTTGCTTGAGATAAAAGAGCAGACTGATTATTTTTTTCTGAAAAAACTCAGGTATAGCAAAGATGCCAGGGAAAAAATCACCGAGGATAAAAAAACCCCGCTTATTTTTAAGGAATTAATAAAAAGACTGAGATCTTTGGAAAATTTTACTCCTGAAAGCATTGAAAAACTCTGCCGGTCTTTGATCAAGGATTTAAATATACCCAGCACTTTACTGATTCATCCGGTAAGGGCGGCTCTCAGCGGACGGACAGTGACCCCGGGGTTGTTTGAGGTGGTTTCTCTGCTCGGAAAGGAAAAGACGATTAAAAGGCTGCAGGATGCCGTACTGATGGTTTCTAAAGCGGCCTGA
- the dxs gene encoding 1-deoxy-D-xylulose-5-phosphate synthase, producing the protein MDKLLDKIDSPSDLKKLRLKQLPQLAEEIREEMIRVVSRAGGHLASSLGAVELTVALHYVFDSPQDAIVWDVGHQAYSHKILTGRKKRFPSLRQSGGISGFPNKDESPHDLFTVGHASTSISQALGLAAAKDLASEKRNVIAVIGDGALTGGMAFEALNHAGQLGKKMIVVLNSNEMAISRSVGALSKYLNEIITNPIYNRVRKDLQTLIKKIPRLGSGMLTTVKRLEESLKGLLIPGRFFEEMGFRYFGPIDGHNIALIVRTLKNIIQMNDPVLIHLVTKKGRGYKWAEQYPVRFHSAKPFDIKTGVSKPKELFNVTYAEVFGRTLRELASIDKKLVVITPAMTAGSGLIEFVRDFPERFFDVGIAEQHAVAFAAGLAKGGLKPMIAVYSTFLQRAYDQIIHDVCLQNLNVIFAVDRAGIVGEDGPTHHGVFDIAYLGHIPNLVLMAPKDEKELKDMLFTAFSHSGPIALRYPKTKGREIEIDKNYRIIPIGQAEIMRTGGKIAIVAIGSMVYPALEAAEKLSNQGIETTVVNARFIRPLDEALLEKLLSRKIKTLITVEEHIGRNGFGSLILEFLAKKGKTDIKVERLTLPDSFIEQSPRELLLDKYGLSAAGIVEAAKKIL; encoded by the coding sequence ATGGATAAACTTTTAGATAAAATAGACAGCCCGTCTGATTTAAAGAAACTGCGGCTTAAACAGCTTCCCCAGCTGGCTGAGGAGATTCGGGAAGAGATGATCAGGGTGGTTTCCCGGGCCGGAGGGCATCTGGCCTCGAGCCTGGGCGCGGTTGAATTAACCGTAGCTCTTCACTATGTTTTTGATTCCCCTCAAGATGCTATAGTCTGGGATGTGGGGCATCAGGCCTATAGCCACAAAATCTTAACCGGCAGAAAAAAAAGATTTCCATCACTGCGCCAGTCTGGAGGAATAAGCGGTTTTCCCAATAAAGATGAGAGCCCTCATGACTTATTTACTGTCGGTCACGCCTCTACTTCTATTTCACAGGCTTTGGGTTTAGCAGCGGCTAAGGATTTGGCTTCTGAAAAGAGAAACGTGATAGCTGTTATTGGTGACGGCGCGCTTACCGGCGGTATGGCCTTTGAGGCCTTAAATCATGCCGGCCAGCTTGGTAAGAAAATGATAGTTGTCTTAAACAGCAATGAAATGGCTATTTCTCGCAGCGTAGGGGCATTGAGTAAATACCTGAACGAAATAATTACCAACCCCATATACAACCGTGTTCGTAAAGATTTACAGACCCTGATAAAGAAGATTCCCCGGCTTGGGTCGGGGATGTTAACTACAGTTAAGAGATTGGAGGAAAGCCTGAAAGGGCTTCTTATTCCCGGCAGATTCTTTGAGGAAATGGGGTTTCGTTATTTCGGGCCGATCGACGGACATAATATCGCATTGATAGTCCGCACCTTAAAGAATATAATACAGATGAACGACCCGGTTTTGATTCATTTGGTTACGAAAAAAGGCAGAGGTTACAAGTGGGCTGAACAATATCCGGTCAGGTTTCACAGCGCTAAGCCGTTTGATATTAAAACCGGTGTCTCAAAACCAAAGGAATTATTTAATGTTACCTATGCGGAGGTTTTTGGCCGGACTTTGCGGGAACTGGCCTCTATAGATAAAAAACTGGTAGTAATTACCCCGGCTATGACAGCGGGTTCAGGTTTGATAGAATTTGTCAGGGATTTTCCGGAAAGATTTTTTGATGTGGGTATAGCCGAACAGCATGCAGTTGCTTTTGCCGCCGGCCTGGCTAAAGGCGGCCTTAAACCGATGATAGCTGTTTATTCCACATTCTTGCAGCGGGCTTATGACCAGATAATCCATGATGTCTGCCTGCAGAATCTGAATGTTATATTTGCTGTTGACCGGGCAGGAATAGTGGGTGAGGATGGGCCTACTCATCATGGAGTTTTTGATATTGCCTATCTTGGACACATTCCTAACCTGGTATTGATGGCGCCAAAGGATGAAAAAGAGCTGAAAGATATGTTGTTTACCGCTTTTTCCCATTCCGGGCCGATAGCCCTCAGATACCCCAAGACCAAGGGCAGAGAAATCGAGATTGATAAAAACTATCGGATTATTCCCATCGGCCAGGCTGAAATTATGAGAACAGGCGGTAAAATAGCTATCGTAGCTATAGGCAGTATGGTTTATCCTGCCTTAGAAGCTGCTGAAAAGTTAAGTAATCAGGGCATTGAAACTACGGTAGTCAATGCCCGTTTTATCAGGCCGTTAGACGAGGCTTTACTGGAAAAATTATTAAGCCGCAAAATTAAAACTTTAATTACGGTTGAAGAACATATTGGCCGGAATGGTTTTGGCAGCCTTATTCTGGAGTTTCTGGCAAAAAAAGGTAAAACAGATATTAAGGTTGAAAGGCTTACATTACCTGATTCGTTCATAGAGCAGAGCCCTCGGGAGCTTTTGCTTGATAAATACGGTCTTTCGGCTGCAGGCATTGTAGAAGCGGCCAAAAAGATACTATAG